Below is a window of Pochonia chlamydosporia 170 chromosome 7, whole genome shotgun sequence DNA.
GCTCTTGACAGACCATGGAGCCAACACGGCAGTTGCCACGGCGGATGGCTGGAcgcccttgaccttggctgCTGACAAGGGCATGACAGACGCAGTAAGGACGCTGGTCGAAAAGGGTGCTGACGTTGCCCTCCCTTGTGGCAATGGATGGACGCCCATCACGCTGGCCTCGGATAGTGGACATGTGGCCGTTGTGAAGATTCTCTTGGACAACGGCGCCAACGTGAACTCTACCTGCAACAATGGTTGGACACCTCTAACACTCGCTTCCGGGGCTGGCAACGTCGCCATGATCGAACTGCTCCTAAGTCATGGAGCGGACATCAAGGCAACCAATGATTCAGGTTGGTCTTCTCTACTCATCGCATCTGACAGAGGCCACAgagatgttgtcaaggccTTACTCGCTCGTGGAGCCGACGTCTCAACAACGAACCGGGGCGGACTGACAGCTCTCCACGCGGCATCAGAAAATGGCAACGTCGACGTAGCGGAACTGCTACTCTCTCGTGGTGCTGACACTGCAATCGGAAACAAAAGTGGCTGGAACGCTGTTCACATTGCCGCTCATAACAATCACTCAAAGCTCGTCGAGCTATTTCTAAGGACCCCAGGTATTGATTTGGACTTGAGGGATAACAACGGACGAACCGCGTCCTATCACGCAGCGATGAGAGGCAACGCGGATATAGTCGAGCTGTTCCTCGCAAAAGGCGTCTCGCTAAATATACCCGATTCCTACGGCTCAAAACCGATCTTCTCGGCGGTTAGAAATGGCCACGAAGCGGTTGCTCGCCGCTTGCTAGCCGCAGAGGTCTACCCCATGGGTCACCTcgatggctttggccatgacCTGCTTTGGTGGGCTCGACGTAGCGGCAGGTTGGGACTTCTGCACCTTGTCAGACAACACATTAGTATGCATGATCCGGGTGTACAgttggatgaggatatggAACCGGAAGAAAATCCAGTCAAGTTCGTCGAGGACGCATGCTGGTGTGAAGTCTGCACTAGGTGTACAGTACTTGGAACGACTTCGTATGAGTGTCCGACGTGCGATGGTGGCTATTTTCTTGTTTGCGCCGAGTGTTACGATACCGGGGTGAGATGTCGCGAAAGTAGCCATGAGCTAATCCCTCACTCTTGCAACAGAGTAGCTTAAGAAATTTATCTTTAGTGTGAGTGGAAGGTTCGAGCTGCGAAATTACACTGTGTTGCCAGCACTAACTTCCGCCGAAGTGCAGTCCTGGTCGGTAGAGCATGACTGGTTTCAAACCGTTAATGATGAATGTGAGATGTAAGAGCATGTGGACGACTTTAGCGATACCCGAGTTTCCTGATTCAACCTTCTTGTCTTTACTGGAGTTCATAAAAATACTAGTGGCTAGGGTGGTTGTGTCTTGTTTCATGGTTATGTTACTTATGTGAGTTATTCTAATGGTAGGGGACTTGCGCCCGTATGGTATGCGGAATAGCTGCACAGACTAGTGGCTTTGGGACATTGTGCTGGCTCAGAAAGAGCGTTGATTCATCATGTATTGAAGATATGTCACTATATACAAGGAATATATACGCATTATTTGATGCTGTCTCCTGCCTATATACCGTGGGTAGCTCAGCCCTGCCCCCAGCCCCCAACAGATGGGTTCATCTGACTTCATCAATCGTGTCTTATTTTGATGGCCTTTAGTTGCCAGTGTAGCGGCAAGTgacatcaccaccacttACACCGCAGTCAGTGAGGACctggttggagttggggtcGCGAATGTCAATGATGGTAGATCCAGTGGGGGTGATGGTTCCAGAAGAACCCTTGGCAGAGGCATCGGTGAAAGTGACGGTGCCGAAATCAGCAAAGGGGACGAGCTGACCGCCCGACTCAAAATCTGGAAAACGAAACAGCGTCAGCAGACATTCCATCCTACAAAAGTAAAGTAAGGTAAAGTAAAGTGAGGAAGTTTAGTCCATACCTTCCACAATCCATTCCGCGTTGGTCTCACACAAGGTGGAAGGGGTGCCAGTGAACTTGTGAGAAACCTTCTGACCAGTCGTCAAGTTCTCAAGAGTGGCAGTGCCAGTCGTCTTGGACGTAGCATCAACAATCATCTTGATTTGGTCGCCAACGTTGATTCCAAAGTTGGCGAAGCTGTGAGAGTAGTCTGGAATCCACTCATACCAGGCGTCAAAGCTGCCATCACCATAGAAGGAAACGCCGGTTTGCAGAATGGCAGTTTGGCAAGTATCACCATCAATACCAACCCACGCCGAGGCCGCGGAATTCGCATCACCTCTCACTTCAGGAACTGTGATGGTTCCCTCAACATAGGTGAAGCCCTTTCCAATTTGAACGGCACCAGCCCAATTGGAAGAGTACTGCGGGAATCTGTTGTCTTTGCGGTTTGGGGCAGACTCATGGCGAGGACGGGCACGTCTGGCAAGACGAGACTCCAGAGCCCCAGGaagggcggcggcggagccGGCAAGGAAAGCGAGAATGGTGGTGTATTTCATGGTGAAGTGTGTTTTAAGAGTTTATCGAGATATGAGATGAGGAGGTAGACTGATGAATTCTTCGGGAGCATCCAACATACTTATAGATCCGCCATGAGCAGGCGACTTGGGCATCTCTCTCGTGCTAGGCCAGTTTCACTCCATTCATATTCGCGCCGAATCCTCGATTTACGCTTTCCCCTTAAACGAAGGTGGTTGGCAACTATGTGACTTTGGTCAGTCTTTGCCTGCTGCTTCTCTCAAGGAGCCAGACTCAGTTTCGCAGGTCTCGACGCGAGTATTAGAAGGACAAAGCTAACCTGGGCATTTTTGGGGTTGGCGTAATCACTTGGACCCTCT
It encodes the following:
- a CDS encoding ankyrin (similar to Metarhizium acridum CQMa 102 XP_007813900.1), with the protein product MPLFDLANELLVAIAQFLQAERDIDAFAKSNKRLYSILIAHLYRHNAHNSRASALVWAAKNGRVETLQRAISTGVRVHDFALLPIASEEDHPSFVSLLLSTHGVDVNVKNEDGWTSLAAASRQGHVEVVKLLLAANADLRTNYAGWTPLNVAANDGHLDVVKLLLERGADVSVASETGWTPLKSAACNGHFEVAKLLLAHGADVHITADRMWTPLHSAANSGHADVVELLTDHGANTAVATADGWTPLTLAADKGMTDAVRTLVEKGADVALPCGNGWTPITLASDSGHVAVVKILLDNGANVNSTCNNGWTPLTLASGAGNVAMIELLLSHGADIKATNDSGWSSLLIASDRGHRDVVKALLARGADVSTTNRGGLTALHAASENGNVDVAELLLSRGADTAIGNKSGWNAVHIAAHNNHSKLVELFLRTPGIDLDLRDNNGRTASYHAAMRGNADIVELFLAKGVSLNIPDSYGSKPIFSAVRNGHEAVARRLLAAEVYPMGHLDGFGHDLLWWARRSGRLGLLHLVRQHISMHDPGVQLDEDMEPEENPVKFVEDACWCEVCTRCTVLGTTSYECPTCDGGYFLVCAECYDTGVRCRESSHELIPHSCNRVA
- a CDS encoding peptidase A4 family protein (similar to Beauveria bassiana ARSEF 2860 XP_008600610.1), whose product is MKYTTILAFLAGSAAALPGALESRLARRARPRHESAPNRKDNRFPQYSSNWAGAVQIGKGFTYVEGTITVPEVRGDANSAASAWVGIDGDTCQTAILQTGVSFYGDGSFDAWYEWIPDYSHSFANFGINVGDQIKMIVDATSKTTGTATLENLTTGQKVSHKFTGTPSTLCETNAEWIVEDFESGGQLVPFADFGTVTFTDASAKGSSGTITPTGSTIIDIRDPNSNQVLTDCGVSGGDVTCRYTGN